A stretch of Anolis sagrei isolate rAnoSag1 chromosome X, rAnoSag1.mat, whole genome shotgun sequence DNA encodes these proteins:
- the LOC137094735 gene encoding fish-egg lectin-like, with translation MAVRRILFLLADLLLLNAQLCTEIPNPGLLKQIDAGNGLVVGLEPTGNVFMLNGEDWLYLAGGMQHVSVGISGIWMVDYDKHIYRLLGSNLEKVSESFEQINAGGNLFVAGVKSGNHPMCLSSSEFLAMKPTSSVTWTVMSGTMKSLSCGLQGCWGVNTAGSVYFRTGIEPQRCQGTRWEYVPNTFSMIDVGSDGKVYGMKKGGDVFYRDGITDSKASGTRWTKVNNINARAKHLTYDANILWLITQDDKILRCQM, from the exons ATGGCGGTGAGGAGGATTCTATTTCTTTTGGCTGATTTATTGCTCCTAAATG CTCAACTCTGCACAGAAATCCCTAATCCTGGGCTTCTAAAACAGATTGATGCCGGCAATGGCCTTGTGGTTGGCCTGGAGCCTACTGGCAATGTATTTATGCTGAATGGAGAAGACTGGCTTTATTTGGCAGGAGGGATGCAGCATGTGTCCGTTGGCATTAGTGGCATATGGATGGTTGATTATGACAAGCACATCTATCGTCTTCTAGGAAGCAATTTGGAAAAAGTATCAG AATCCTTTGAACAGATCAATGCAGGCGGAAATCTCTTCGTGGCTGGTGTTAAGTCAGGCAATCATCCCATGTGTCTTTCAAGTTCTGAGTTCCTTGCAATGAAGCCTACCTCCTCAGTAACCTGGACTGTTATGAGTGGAACTATGAAATCCTTGAGCTGTGGTTTGCAAGGCTGCTGGGGTGTGAACACTGCAGGCAGTGTCTATTTTCGTACTGGCATCGAGCCACAGAGATGCCAGGGAACCCGCTGGGAATACGTTCCTAATACATTCTCCATGATTGATGTTGGAAGTGATGGAAAGGTCtatggaatgaagaaaggaggggacgTCTTCTACAG GGATGGGATCACAGACAGCAAAGCTTCAGGTACCAGATGGACTAAAGTCAACAACATCAATGCCCGTGCCAAGCATTTGACGTATGATGCGAATATTCTATGGCTGATCACCCAGGATGACAAAATTCTACGATGCCAAATGTAG